The Dermacentor silvarum isolate Dsil-2018 chromosome 3, BIME_Dsil_1.4, whole genome shotgun sequence region CATTAATTGTCTTTCTCGCAAGTACAGCGGGAATTTCCAATTATATATACTAAACGCGCGTCCACCAATGCCTACTTATATTTCCCCAGCCCATGCCTCTGATAATACCTTCCCCAAGTCTTTCATATATGGACCCGAGAACGGCCGAACCGAGTTGAGGGAGTGCCAAAACTTGCGTGTGGAATTGCTGCTCGAACGAGATTTCACGGGCGCAAATGTGTAGCAGAGGACATTATACTATGCGAGTGCCATCTCCCGGCAGCTGCgcgccaccttttttttttacgcagcaTTGTGACAACCGCAGCGCAACATCAACCCAGTGTCTGTATGGCACACATTTCGACCAACAGTGGCCGTGGTTGTAGTGGGTATCACAGTGAAGCCGAAGACAGAAGCTGACCTAAGGAGTTGTAGGAAACCGAAAAACTCTCCGAATCTTACAGATAAAGGCTTAAATGCACTTCAATGGACGCTACACAAAGCCTAAGTCAATAAAATTTAGAGAAAAAGGAAACTCCGTGCATCACGAGCGCAAGCTCCATTCTCGGTACCAGATCTGACTGCTCCAAGggacgaggaggaggaataaactttatttttgtacggCAGATTTGTGAGACCAAGATATATTCACGTATTAACGGTGTGTGCGTTCAGTAGGCTCCCTTGTTATCTCGGCAAAACAAATCTTTCCTCAGACCTTCTTCTTGAGACTCTTTGTTGACCTCACCAGTGTTTCCGATGTCTTCGATTTACTTTTGAGTTTTAGAACCCTCGGTTTTCGCTGGCAATTCTGTAATTTTAAGCTTCCCTTCAGGTCGATCTTAAATCATGCTTACGAACTTGCTTTCTTCATCTTCCATTAGATAACGGCTGCTTCGAAACTGAAAGACTATTCAGTTTTGCCTGTAAACTGCCCTCATTGCGGCGCACGGGACCAGAGCACAGCCGGTTCGAAGAAGAAAGCGTcatggcgctcgaggcacgcgCTGCCACAGCAACGCGCACGGTCCGCCCCGGTGTTCGCCCGTCGTGTCGAGAGACCACGACGGCCCTGACGCCAGCCTGGAGCCGTCTGCGAAAGGGCCCGAGCCACGGGGCCTGGCCCCCCGGCCGATGCCGGCGGCCCTGCCGCTGCaggcggtggcggcggccgcCGGCCGCGTGGGCCCCAGCCGGGGCCTGCGCGTCGCCATGTTCGGCGTGATGACCTTCATGCTGATCGCCGTCATCTCGGTCATCGTGGTCACGCTCTTCGCCGTGGTCTTCCTCTCGCGCAAGTCGCAGGACGTCGTCATGCGCCGCCTGCACCCCGATCGGTCGCCGCGCGCCATGCTGCCCTTCCAGCTGCCGCCCCAGCACCAGGTAATC contains the following coding sequences:
- the LOC125944141 gene encoding uncharacterized protein LOC125944141, which encodes MPAALPLQAVAAAAGRVGPSRGLRVAMFGVMTFMLIAVISVIVVTLFAVVFLSRKSQDVVMRRLHPDRSPRAMLPFQLPPQHQIRVEERMVSRRRPVFGRQQKKKSGRRPVAKSARSRANNFVARIHRRLGRKPFFKRQKHRPRKAKARPKAHHSSDD